AGTGTTTTGATGGAACAAAAGCAATTGCGATGGTTTACTGTTGGTCTGATCGCTTTCAACATGGTTTGGGGCTTAGGTAATGTCGTGAATAACTATGCGCAACAAGGGATTTCTGTTGTGACATCTTGGGTTTTGATTTTGGTCTTATACTTTATTCCCTATGCATTGATCGTAGGACAACTTGGTTCAACGTTTAAAGACAGTAGCGGAGGCGTTAGTTCGTGGGTACAAAATACTAGTACGAAACGCTTGGCTTATTATGCAGCGTGGACGTATTGGGTTGTACACATCCCGTATCTAGCTCAAAAGCCTCAATTAGTTCTGATTGCTTTCGGTTGGGCGATCCAAGGGAACGGGGACATTGTAAATAATTTCTCTGTGGTTGGAATCACATTGATTTCGTTAGCTATTTTTCTAGTATTCTTATTGCTATCGACAAAAGGCTTGATGACTTTAAAAGTTATTGGAGGAATGGCAGGAACAGCGATTTTTGTAATGTCTATGCTGTTCATTTTATTAGCCGTTGGTGCACCAATGATGAATTCAACAGTTGAATTTGCTACACCACACATGGATAAGATCAGTACGTACATACCTAAATTTGATTTTAGTTACTTTACGACCGTCTCCATGCTGGTATTTGCCGTTGGTGGAGCTGAGAAAATTTCACCATACGTAAACTCAATGAGAAACCCAGCAAAAGAATTTCCCAAAGGCATGATTTTCTTAGCTGCAATGGTTGGAGTTTCTGCGGTACTAGGTTCATTTGCGATGGGTATGCTTTTTGCAAGTAATAATATTCCGGAAGATTTAATGGCTAATGGTGCCTATACAGCTTTCCAATTGTTAGGTGAGTATTATGGTGTTGGGAATTTATTAATGATTATTTATGCCATCACAAATGGTATTGGACAAATTTCAGCGCTAGCGTTTTCAATAGATGCGCCACTACAAATTCTTTTAGCTGATGCAGATCCTGATTACGTGCCCGCAGCGTTACGCAAGAGAAGTAAAAAAGGAACTTTGGTCAATGGCTACCTATTAACAGGTATTTTGGTTAGCATTATTATTGTGTTGCCAATGTTTGGTATCGATAATATCAAAGAATTAGTCAAATGGTTGACTAACTTAAATTCTGTTGTGATGCCAATGCGTTATCTATGGGTATTCTTTGCTTATATGATGTTGAATAAAGCGTATAAAAATTATACGTCAGAGTACAAGTTTATTAAAAATCCAAAAATTGCTTTCGCCTTTGGTTTATGGTGCTTCTTGTTTACAGCATTTGCTTGTATTTTAGGGATGGTACCAAAAATCGATTTTAATACTGATCCCAAGGCTTGGTTCTTCCAATTAGCGTCGAATGTCATCACGCCGATTGTGTTGATTTTATTGGGAATGATTTTACCAGCCCTTGCTCGTCGTGATAAAAAGAAAGCTTAAATAACTCTATAGTAGAGAGAAACATGCAATCGTGTGTTTCTCTCTCTTTTCTTTTATCTCGATAAATGATGGAATGAATTTTAATTCAAATAATCCTGCTTTATATTCTTTATAACAAGATAAAAACCATTGTTTTTCTTTTAATTTCACATATTTATAAAAAAATGAGAACATTTTTCCGTTTTTATCGGTATAATGAAAGGGAAGTCTGTTCTTTTTTCTAAAAAAATGATACGATTTATAAAGGAAAAAAATTGAGGAAGTGAGAACGATTAGTAAGCGACAACGCCAATCAGAAAAAGAAGAACGATCAACTTATCTTTGTAAAGAGGTAGATCCCGATTATTTAGGCCGTGAAGTCTATGCTGATAATGTAGATACGCCTTATTCATTTTATTTAGTTAGAAAGTTAACTCTAGCAAAAGATTATCAAAATTTAGCTGAAGGCGAAGCTTTTTTTGACGCAATCTGTGATAGCTGGGATGCAACAGAAGAGTTTGAAGAACTAGTAGTTAAAAAGATTTATATGTATGTTGAAACTGAGACCATGTATTATACATTATTTATGGGAAGTTTTGAGCCGACCAGAAGAGAGCTGCGAATGAATCTGAAACAATGGTTCGAAGAAATCTCGCTTGAAAAACAAGACCGTTCTCTAGTCTATAAAGGTGAGCCGACATTGAACTCTGGTGAAATACAGGGAATGATGAAACAAATGCTTGAAACCTCAAATGAGATTTTTCGTCTGCGTAAAATGATTACGGATTTAACTGACACGATCAATCATGGGAAAATCGAAATGTATGCAGCGAAAAGTGATCCAATCATTTCTAGAAGCATTCAAACGATTCATCTTAAAAGAGCGCAACCTTTAGTGATCGAAGAAAACCAAGCACAAGAGGAAATCGCTACTCCAGACGAATCTGTCAATGTGAAGGTGGCGTCAGTTGGGGAATCAACTATTGAAACAATTGAAATACCAACTCCGGTTGAGCAAGTGACAGAGCCAAAGGAAGAAGTAGAGGAAGTCGCGGAAAAAAAGTCGGCGCCCGAATTGGCGGAAAAACCAATGGAAGAAGATTTCCAAGTCATAGACGAACCTACAACTTACCAAACGCAAGAAGCAAAAAGTAAGGAACAAGCAGATCAGGTTGCTCCTGTAAAAAAAGAACGTACTTCAATCAAATTAAAACGCAAACAAATGGAGCAAGCGAAACAACCTGTTGAAACCGATACGAAAGATCAAGCAGAACAAGAAGGTCTGGAAAGAACACCGTTAGACTTAAAGTTATTAGTATTGAAAAAAGGAAAAGTAAAAAAAGTAACACCAAGCAATTGGCCGCGTTTTTCTAAACACCTAAAAGCAAGCAAACTACTTGAAGCACCAACGAAGATTCCTAATTTCTCTAAGAGTGAGATGGAAAATTTGGAAGATGAAATCTATTTGTGTTTCATGAACAAGCGGATGCGTTTAGGAGCAAAGAAAAGCAATCCACAGAAAAAAAGTATTCTTCGTTCTGAATTACTCGCTCAAATTAGCCAAGCGGAATATTTAAATTATTCTTGGGGACAAGTTTTAAGACAACGAAAAGAAGATGTTTTGATCTGCGGGCGTCTTAGTTGTGGTGGATTAGTTTCTTCTCTTGATGACTTTTTGCAGGAAATGCGGGAAATCGCATATAGTCGTTCATTGTTTGGCAAAAAGGTCCGCTGCTCGGTGGATTTACTCCGTCGCTTAGAAGGATATATTTTAATGGATCAATATATGCAGAATCTAAGTTTGATGCCGGTTGAGAAATAGCTAGCAGTATCGAGAAAGTGAATCGTTTTTAACAGATTAGATGGAACTGTATAGTTTTGATCTAGTCTGTTTTTTGTCTTCTTTTTAAATAGCTTACATAGCTACATGTCAAAATATCATAGATCGATTTTGATAGATAATAATGAATTACACCCTATTTTTTATGCTGATTTATCGACTGAGTTGCTATAAAGTGAAAAGTGATGTCTTTTGGTTAAATAATGTTTCTAATGTATGATAGAGAATATAAAGTAAGTTTTACTCAAGCTATAAGATTAATCGTAATGGAGGTTATTGCATGAAGAACATTTTTAAGAAAAAGACGACAGATGAAAAGAAGAGAAGTTCAAAAAAAGCGTCAAAAGAGAGCACGAAAAAAGAGCAGAATAGTGTGACTCCAGATGAAAAAGAATTTGATTCTTTTTTTTCAGAAGTAATCAAAAAATTTCCTGAAAAAACTTCTTCCATTATTCTGAATAGTTATGGAAAATCGAAAGAACGTGCTGAACAAATCCTAGCTAAAAGCAAAAATCAGTTTGATAGTATTTTTGATGAATTTTTACAAGGTGTGGATGAGGATACCCGTAAAAAATGTCATAAAACGATTCATGCGGCTTCTTTGACTGCTGCAATTATAGGTTGTTCACCAATCCCTTTTTCGGATGCATTTTTACTTGTTCCAGTTCAATTAACGATGATGGCTCGTTTACATAAAATTTTTGGGCAATCCTGGTCCGAAAGTATGGGCAAAAGTTTAGGCAAAGAAATTGTTGTTGTAGGCTTGGGCAAAAGTGCCGTCGGAAATATAATCAAACTAATTCCAGCTGTAGGCACTGTTACAGGTGCTGCCATTAACGCCACAGTTGCAAGTACAATTACAGAAACGCTAGGTTGGGTGACTGTAAAAATGTTAAACGATGGAGAAGATATCTTCGAACAAACGATGACATTTAAGGGGCAATTTCAAACATTGTTTAAAGCAGTACAAAATTCCAATAAAAAATCGAAGTAGAGTATAGGTTCGAATAAAAGGTAGTCAATAATAACGTGCTTTTCCCAACAAGTTTTTCTTTTAACTTGCTGTGATACTTTAAAAATATATCAAAAATGTGCTTGTAAAGGCAAGCTGAGGACGCAGCACGAATCGTTGCAATCTAGAATCAACTGAAAGAGGTCAGGAAATGAAACTACTTTTGTTGGTTTTAAATTTATTGATTGGCATTGGTGGATTAGCTGGTGGGATATTTTAATGTTAGAAAGAAGCAATATGATGCTTATTATGAACGTTTTATCGAGTTTGTCTAGCTACTTTGGATTGCCAAAATAAATAGAAATAGTGGAATGGATATCAAGTAGAACGTAAAGAATAAATGAAAAGAACATGCATAATCCAAAGAAAAGAGGAAGATAGTTGATTACATTAAAATCAAAAAGAGAAATAGAGAAAATGGCTGAATCGGGTGCTTTACTTGCGGATGTGCATAAACAACTACGAACGTTTATTAAACCAGGGATTACTAGCTGGGATATTGAAGTCTTTGTTCGAGATTATATTGAGAGCCATGGTGGAATTGCTGCTCAGATTGGGTTTGAGGAGTATGAATATGCAACGTGCTGCAGTATTAATGATGAAATTTGTCATGGGTTCCCGAGAAAAAAAGTGCTTCAAGATGGTGATTTGATCAAAGTTGATATGTGCATTGATTTAAATGGGGCGATTTCAGATTCTTGCTGGTCGTATGCAGTAGGAAACACAACAGAGGAAACACAAAAATTAATGGAAGTGACTAAAAAAGCCTTATATTTGGGGATTGAGCAAGCGCAAATTGGCAAGCGTGTTGGGGACATTGGTCACGCAATTCAAAGCTATGTTGAGGCACAAGGATATAGTGTTGTGCGTGATTTTATCGCTCACGGAATTGGACCTACGATCCACGAGGAACCGTTTTTTGCTCATTATGGAGAAAATGGTAAGGGGTTACGATTAAAAGAAGGCATGACGATAACGATAGAGCCGATGGTCAACGCTGGTTCATGGAGAATGGGTATGGAGCCAAATGGTTGGACTGCTAAAACAAAAGACGGGAGTTTAAGTTGTCAGTATGAGCATAGCCTAGCGATTACAAAAGACGGCCCTGTGATTTTAACCTCACAAGGAGAAGAAGGAACGTATTGATCGTTTCAACAAAAGCCTAGGCTCAAACTGAAAAATTCAAAGGCGCTAAGCTCAAAAAAGGAGTTCTTTATATGAAGCAATCTATAGTTCACATCGCATTAGTAGTAGATGATTATGATGAAGCAATCGCGTTTTATACTCAAAGCCTTAATTTTACTTTGATACAAGATACATATCAACCAGTACAAGAGAAAAGATGGGTTGTGGTATCACCTCCGAATTCAAAAGGAACAACTATTTTATTAGCAAAAGCTTCGAAACCGATTCAACGTGACTTTATTGGCAACCAAGCAGGCGGCCGAGTATTTCTATTTTTAGGTACGGACGATTTTTATAGAGATTATACTAATATGATTGCAAATAAAATCGAATTTGTTAGAGAGCCTAAAGTGGCTGATTATGGGACTGTAGCCGTATTTAAAGATCTTTATGGTAATTTATGGGATTTAGTACAGTTTAATGAAGACCATCCAATGAGTGGACGAATATAAACGTTTTTTCGAGACAGTCTTTGAGGAAGAAGGCTTCTCCATTCTCTAAAAAAGATTGAGGTAGAAAATCATGAACTTCGCAGTGCAACCGCTATTATTGGAGAAAATCAAATTAAGTGTTAATAATGACGCTAGTTTGATCTTCCATAATAAAAATAAGATTCCAGTTTTTAGGTGTTTTATTTTTGTAGAGCATGTTCAATCGAGCTGCTCAAAAGTGTTTATCTCCGAGAAATAAGAAGGAGTTTTTTTACCATCGTTTATTCAGATTTTAAGAGGCAGAGATGTAACTCCTTGAGTTATGCCTCTGCCTCATTTTGATATACTAGAAAGTGTATACTAAATTTTAAATCGTTTTTTTGCTGCTTTAATGTTTAAAAACATAGTTAAGATAGGATTTCCAATTGAATAGACTATTAAAGCTACTCCAAGAATAGCATTTCCAATTAGAAACGTTCCGTCAGATGGAGAAAATTTAAACATATATATAAGTCCACCAAAAAATAAAGCAGGAATCGAGATAAGGAAAATCATGACGGATGAAATAGCTAATAATATTTTTTTATAGGAGTGCAAGGAATAATAATATAAAATCATGGTAAAAAAGATAAATAAACTAGTTGGACCAAAGACGAAGAAAGAAAAGAAAGCAAAAGTAATATTACTAACAATAGATATACTGTAAAAAAATTTCTCTAACAAAAATTTATTCAGCTCCTTTTAAAGTAATTAATTTAAAAATTAACTTAAATGAGATGTCAATTGTAACACATCGACAGCACTCGTGTTTTCGGTATGATGTTTTAAAGTATAATTCAATTGTGACAATTAACTTTTCTAGGGGATACTTCAATCCAAATTATAGGAGTAGAAAGTATGCTAGCTTTTTATGTACTTATGGATTTCGATGTATTGTTGCTTTGCCACTAGTATATTGATTATGCAGAGATAAGATATATCAAAACTCCTCAGAAAAAAATGAATTAAAAAAACTCAAGTATGATATACTAATCAATGTAGAATAGTGATTTTATATAGTTTAATATCAGTTCATAAGTTTTGAGTAATTGATTGTGGACATGCTTAAAAATAACGAAAAATTTGCTACCGCTTTAAACGGTTTCACATAAGAGAGGTATGTTAGCGCATATCTCTCTTTCCGCTATCCTTATAATACTGTTTTATTCGTTTACTAT
The Enterococcus silesiacus DNA segment above includes these coding regions:
- a CDS encoding GTPase, translated to MKNIFKKKTTDEKKRSSKKASKESTKKEQNSVTPDEKEFDSFFSEVIKKFPEKTSSIILNSYGKSKERAEQILAKSKNQFDSIFDEFLQGVDEDTRKKCHKTIHAASLTAAIIGCSPIPFSDAFLLVPVQLTMMARLHKIFGQSWSESMGKSLGKEIVVVGLGKSAVGNIIKLIPAVGTVTGAAINATVASTITETLGWVTVKMLNDGEDIFEQTMTFKGQFQTLFKAVQNSNKKSK
- a CDS encoding transporter codes for the protein MEQKQLRWFTVGLIAFNMVWGLGNVVNNYAQQGISVVTSWVLILVLYFIPYALIVGQLGSTFKDSSGGVSSWVQNTSTKRLAYYAAWTYWVVHIPYLAQKPQLVLIAFGWAIQGNGDIVNNFSVVGITLISLAIFLVFLLLSTKGLMTLKVIGGMAGTAIFVMSMLFILLAVGAPMMNSTVEFATPHMDKISTYIPKFDFSYFTTVSMLVFAVGGAEKISPYVNSMRNPAKEFPKGMIFLAAMVGVSAVLGSFAMGMLFASNNIPEDLMANGAYTAFQLLGEYYGVGNLLMIIYAITNGIGQISALAFSIDAPLQILLADADPDYVPAALRKRSKKGTLVNGYLLTGILVSIIIVLPMFGIDNIKELVKWLTNLNSVVMPMRYLWVFFAYMMLNKAYKNYTSEYKFIKNPKIAFAFGLWCFLFTAFACILGMVPKIDFNTDPKAWFFQLASNVITPIVLILLGMILPALARRDKKKA
- a CDS encoding methionine aminopeptidase (catalyzes the removal of N-terminal amino acids from peptides and arylamides; generally Co(II) however activity has been shown for some methionine aminopeptidases with Zn, Fe, or Mn) — translated: MITLKSKREIEKMAESGALLADVHKQLRTFIKPGITSWDIEVFVRDYIESHGGIAAQIGFEEYEYATCCSINDEICHGFPRKKVLQDGDLIKVDMCIDLNGAISDSCWSYAVGNTTEETQKLMEVTKKALYLGIEQAQIGKRVGDIGHAIQSYVEAQGYSVVRDFIAHGIGPTIHEEPFFAHYGENGKGLRLKEGMTITIEPMVNAGSWRMGMEPNGWTAKTKDGSLSCQYEHSLAITKDGPVILTSQGEEGTY